The sequence ATAGGGAAGGCATTGACCTCGGTCGTGGATAAGTTGGGCCCGGACGATGAGGTTCTGGTGGTGGACGATGCCAGCTCAGATAACACCTTCTCCGAGGCAGTGGACCACTGCGACGAGAGGTGCATCCTGATAAAGGTTCTAGAAAAGCCTGACGGGTGGAATGGGAAGCCTTGGGCGTGCTATCAGGGTTATCTGCACTCCCGCGGCGACATCCTCCTCTTCATGGACGCGGACGTCATCGTCAAGGAGAGATTGGAGGGGATATGCAGTTTGCTAAATGAGTACGACGCGCTGTCTCAGGTTCCAAAGATAAAGTGCGACTCACTGGCC is a genomic window of Thermoproteota archaeon containing:
- a CDS encoding glycosyltransferase family 2 protein, producing the protein MEAASLLLNLSIAIISAYMLYNIIENLRGFRRLPRPDETSYCSKISVIIPARNEEGRIGKALTSVVDKLGPDDEVLVVDDASSDNTFSEAVDHCDERCILIKVLEKPDGWNGKPWACYQGYLHSRGDILLFMDADVIVKERLEGICSLLNEYDALSQVPKIKCDSLACGSIEMAFTSLLRLTYPYWNMTYGKGWLAGAFMW